The sequence below is a genomic window from Acidimicrobiales bacterium.
CAGCACGTAGCCCGCCACCAGCTCGTCGAGCCGGTTCACCAGCGGGCGCAGCGCCCCGACCCGCCGCAGCCCGGCCCGCGCCCGGGCCAACGGCTCCTGGCGCAACCCGTCGGCGGCAGCCTCGAACGCGGGGGTCAACGGGCCACCGGCTCGGAGCACGGCGACGACGGTGCGATCCTCGCCGCCGAGGGCGCGGACCACCTCCACCGCCACCCGCGGCGCTCCGGTCAGCGTCGCCTCGTGCGACACGACCACGACCCGCGGGGCGGTGCTCATGCCGACGAGTAGGCGAGCCGGTAGAGCTCCCCGAACCGGGCGCCCACGACCTCGGGGGAGAACGCCAGGGCCCGGCGACGTCCCTCGGCGCCCAGCTCGGCCCGCAGGTCGGCATCGCCGGCGAGGCGCACGATCGCCTTGGCGCCCGCCTCGACGTCGCCGACGGGGAACAGGATGCCCGCCGCCTCGTCGCCCAGCAGCGCCCGGACCGGTTCGAGGTCGCTGCCGACCACCGGCAGGCCGTTCAGCATCGCCTCGGCCGCCACCCGGCAGAACGACTCCAGGTCGGACGGGACGACGACGATGTCACAGCGGCCGTAGGCGACCCGCACGTCGGTGAACTTGCCCTCGATCGAGACGGGGTGCGTGTCGGTCATGGCCCGCAGCTCGTCCCACACCTCGGGGAGCGAGTCGTCGGTCTGGCGGGAGAAGATCAGCCAGCGGACCGGGGCGTCGGCCGCTGTCGTCAGCCGCACCAGGTCGGGCAGGTACTGGAAGCCCTTGTAGACGAAGGGGCTGCCCAGGAACGCGACGCGGAGACGGGGATCGTCGTCGGCGGGGCGGTCGGCCAGCACGTCGGCCGGGTCGATCGGGTTGGGCACGACGGCCACGTCGTCGGCCTTGGTGAGGCCGGCCTGGGCCACCACGTCGCGGGCCAGCGGCGACACCGCCGCGAACTGCACGTCGATGCGGCGCAGCACCTGGCGCCACAGCCAGCCCAGCCGCAGCACCGACGGCGGGAGGTTGAACTCGTGGACCCACACCACCAGGCGGACGCCGCTCAGGGCCGCCGCGGCGATGCTGAGGCTCATCTCCTTGAGGCCGTTGGCGTGGATCGCCGTGAGGTTCCTGCGGTTGCGACGGGCGAAGATCGCCAGCTGGACGGCGCTCCAGGCCCGGCGGGGCGGCCGGGGGCGCTCGCTGGAGATGATCGGCAGGTACACCTCGCTCGCGGCGAGGTCGTGGACCAGGTCGTGGAACCTGCCGTCGGGTGGGCCGGCCAGCACTCTCCGGGCGCGGCCCATCATGTAGGTGAGGACGTTGGCCATCGACCGCGTCGAGCCGCCGACGCCGACAGGTGCGCTGACGAACAGCACCGTCGACTCGTCTTCGCCCTCACCACCGCCGGCCGGCAGCCGATGGAAGGCTCCCGCTCGGCTCGTCACCGTTCGTCGACTCTCACTGCTTGCCCGCCGTTTCTTCCGGTCTCGCCTCCGGTGTTGGGTGGTCACGCTACTGCACCTCGCCCGGGGGTCGGCCAGGGGTCGGCCAGGGGTCGGCTAGAACGACGGCGATGACTGAGCAGGGCAGGTGCCTCCACGTGGTGACCGCCAGCCAGCGCCGGGGCGCCGAGGTCTTCGCCCTCGACCTGGTCACCGAGCTACGGGGGCAGGGCCGCACCGACGAGCTGGTCGCCCTCACCCCCGGTTCGTCCGACGGAGGGCTGGGCGTGCCGACGTTGGGGGACCAGCCGTACGCCCTGTCGACGTTGCGGGCACTGCGGGCCGGCGCCCGCGGGCGAGACGTGGTGGTGGCCCACGGGTCGAAGACGCTGCTGGCGGCGGCCGTAGCGCTGCCGGGGTTGCGGGTGCCGTTCGTGTACCGCAGCATCGGCGACCCGATGGCGTGGTCCGGCAGCGGCGTGCGCCGGGCCCGGACGGCGTTGCTGCTGCGCCGGGCGGCGCGGGTGGTGGCCCTGTGGCCGGGTGCCGCCGACGTGCTGACCCGGGTCCACGGCGTGCCGACCGCCAAGCTGGCGGTGATCCCCAACGGCGTGCCGGCGTCCCGCTGCCCTCTGGCCGACGCGACGGCCCAGGCCGCCGCCCGCCGCGTGTTCGGCCTGCCCGACGGCGAGCCGGTGGTCACGTACCTGGGGGCGCTGAGCCCCGAGAAGCAGGTCGACACCGCGATCCGGGCGGTGGCGGCGCTGCCCGACGTCCACCTGCTGGTGGCCGGCGGCGGCCCTGACCGTGCCGCGCTGGAATCGCTCGCCGAGGCCACGGCGCCGGGCCGGGTCCACTTCGCCGGTCCGGTCGACGGCCCCCGGGAGGCCCTGGCCGCCGGCGACGCCGTCATCCTTCCCAGCCGCACCGAGGGGATGCCGGGCGTCCTGATCGAGGCGGGCCTGACCGGCCGCGCCGCGGTCGCCAGCGACGTCGGCGGCATCCCCGAGATCGTCCGGGCCGGCGAGACCGGGCTGCTCGCCCCACCCGGCGACGTCGAGGCGTTCACCGCGGCGCTCCGCACGGTGCTGGCCGACGCCGAGCCCTTCGGCAAGGCCGCCCACCAGCACTGCGTCGACCACTTCGACATCGCCGTCGTCGCCCGGCACTGGTCGACGCTCCTCACCGACGTGGGCTGACCTCATGGCGGGGGGTGGCTGGGGTCGACCCGGTGGCGGTTGTGGTGGCCACAACGGCAGCGGGCATTGTCCTGGGTGGTCTCGCCGCCGTGGGCCCAGGGCTGGACGTGGTCGATGTCGCAGTCTTCGGCGGGGACCCGGCAGCCGGGAGCGGTGCAGCGTCGATCGCGGTGCTTGACGGCTTGGCGCAATCCACCGGTGAAGAACCTGGCCCGCTTCGACAGGGTGAGGATCCGATCCTCAGGCCCCCACACGACTCGCTCGAACTCGGCCTCCGACAGGTAGGGCAGCAGCTGACCGGGCGCCACGACGGTGCCGTTCGCCAGCTCCAGCATCCGCCGCGCCGAGCTCTCGTAGCCGATGTGGACCACGAACAGCGGCATCGGTGCTCAGCCGTCGGCGGGCGCGATCGCCGAGCGCCGTGCCATCTCGACGAGCGCGTCGGCGCGTCGTTGCGCCGCCGTCCGGGCCAGGTGCTCCACCCGCGTGCTCGCGCCCCAGACGGCCCTTGCGTCGGCCCAGTCGGATCGGAACAGCTCCCGTTCGATCCGACCCAACTCCTCGCTGACGATCGCCCCCGAGATCGGGTCGAGTTGGCCGTCGAGGACGACGTTGCCCCGGAACGTCTCCGACAGGTGCAACCGCCGGGCCTCGAGGTCGTCGGCCGCCTGGGCCTCTTCGCCGTCGGCATCGACGACGCTCTCCCAATGCCGGCAGGCCGCCACGAAGTCTTCGAAGTCCAGCGTCTTCGCGTACTCGACCAGCGTCGCTTCGGCCTCGGGGAAGGCGTCGGCGATGATCATGCGCGCCGACCCCGCCAGGCCCATCAACACCCCGACGTGCTGATCGTCGATCTCGCCAGCCGCCAAAGCGGCCGCGGTGTGGGGCATGAGCCTGACATGCTTGGCCCGGGCCGCCTGGGCCCGCGACTCCCGCCGGGAGGTGTGGCAGTGCCGCTGCAACCAGGCACCAAGGCTCCTTGATCCGTCATCGCGCCAGGCCCGGCGCCCGTCGAACGCCGCCGTCACCCGTGTGGCACACGCCGTGAGGCGTGCCGCCTCTCGATGCAGCCCGACGATCAGCTCACCCAACTCGTCGTCGGACAGCGCGACGGTCTCCAAC
It includes:
- a CDS encoding glycosyltransferase family 4 protein — protein: MTSRAGAFHRLPAGGGEGEDESTVLFVSAPVGVGGSTRSMANVLTYMMGRARRVLAGPPDGRFHDLVHDLAASEVYLPIISSERPRPPRRAWSAVQLAIFARRNRRNLTAIHANGLKEMSLSIAAAALSGVRLVVWVHEFNLPPSVLRLGWLWRQVLRRIDVQFAAVSPLARDVVAQAGLTKADDVAVVPNPIDPADVLADRPADDDPRLRVAFLGSPFVYKGFQYLPDLVRLTTAADAPVRWLIFSRQTDDSLPEVWDELRAMTDTHPVSIEGKFTDVRVAYGRCDIVVVPSDLESFCRVAAEAMLNGLPVVGSDLEPVRALLGDEAAGILFPVGDVEAGAKAIVRLAGDADLRAELGAEGRRRALAFSPEVVGARFGELYRLAYSSA
- a CDS encoding HNH endonuclease signature motif containing protein; this encodes MPLFVVHIGYESSARRMLELANGTVVAPGQLLPYLSEAEFERVVWGPEDRILTLSKRARFFTGGLRQAVKHRDRRCTAPGCRVPAEDCDIDHVQPWAHGGETTQDNARCRCGHHNRHRVDPSHPPP
- a CDS encoding DUF222 domain-containing protein, with the protein product MDRLLELRQAIDGLVALETVALSDDELGELIVGLHREAARLTACATRVTAAFDGRRAWRDDGSRSLGAWLQRHCHTSRRESRAQAARAKHVRLMPHTAAALAAGEIDDQHVGVLMGLAGSARMIIADAFPEAEATLVEYAKTLDFEDFVAACRHWESVVDADGEEAQAADDLEARRLHLSETFRGNVVLDGQLDPISGAIVSEELGRIERELFRSDWADARAVWGASTRVEHLARTAAQRRADALVEMARRSAIAPADG
- a CDS encoding glycosyltransferase family 4 protein, giving the protein MTEQGRCLHVVTASQRRGAEVFALDLVTELRGQGRTDELVALTPGSSDGGLGVPTLGDQPYALSTLRALRAGARGRDVVVAHGSKTLLAAAVALPGLRVPFVYRSIGDPMAWSGSGVRRARTALLLRRAARVVALWPGAADVLTRVHGVPTAKLAVIPNGVPASRCPLADATAQAAARRVFGLPDGEPVVTYLGALSPEKQVDTAIRAVAALPDVHLLVAGGGPDRAALESLAEATAPGRVHFAGPVDGPREALAAGDAVILPSRTEGMPGVLIEAGLTGRAAVASDVGGIPEIVRAGETGLLAPPGDVEAFTAALRTVLADAEPFGKAAHQHCVDHFDIAVVARHWSTLLTDVG